The proteins below are encoded in one region of Girardinichthys multiradiatus isolate DD_20200921_A chromosome 19, DD_fGirMul_XY1, whole genome shotgun sequence:
- the tmem30b gene encoding cell cycle control protein 50B: MADGPWRGFYCAFAVSMYSMFMWKVGRGRKKKGRGMTGKGELLHPGKDLSVLLTSLFLCSPADCAIKAMVKHEQEESPNRPDNTAFTQQRLPAWQPILSAGIVIPGFVLIGLAFIGVGVGLFITSRDVQVLELDYTGAVATDPCYKCSDPSIKDCGCTMEFHLDTLFKGPVVIYYGLNNYFQNQRKYGISKDDNQLYGDLDTFKSPATACSPYDYDGKRNPIVPCGALANSMFNDTFRLYRMVNGSKKEVPLNGKGIAWWTDQNVKYRNPNETPLINAFNGTVKPINWPKAAYELDTTDVYNNGFINQDFLVWMRRAALPDFRKLYRRITKDEYQAGLPAGNYSLEISYNYHVLSFKGKKKLVLSNVSWMGGKNDFLGIAYLVVGSLCVIMSIVMLIVYAKFKFPEED, encoded by the exons ATGGCGGATGGCCCATGGCGTGGTTTCTACTGCGCCTTTGCGGTATCTATGTACTCAATGTTTATGTGGAAAGTAGGGCGGGGCAGGAAGAAAAAGGGGAGGGGCATGACAGGTAAAGGTGAGCTTCTACACCCAGGAAAAGATCTCAGCGTCTTGTTGACTTCCTTGTTTCTCTGTTCTCCAGCGGACTGCGC AATCAAGGCAATGGTGAAGCACGAGCAGGAGGAGTCTCCCAACAGGCCTGACAACACTGCCTTTACCCAGCAGAGGCTTCCGGCATGGCAGCCCATTCTCTCCGCAGGCATTGTTATTCCAGGGTTTGTCCTCATTGGGCTCGCATTCATTGGCGTTGGAGTTGGTCTCTTCATCACTTCACGGGACGTCCAGGTGCTGGAG TTGGACTACACTGGTGCTGTAGCAACCGATCCCTGCTATAAGTGCAGTGACCCAAGTATCAAGGATTGCGGGTGCACCATGGAGTTCCATCTCGACACTCTGTTTAAG GGGCCTGTCGTCATTTATTATGGCTTGAACAACTACTTTCAGAACCAAAGGAAGTACGGCATATCCAAAGATGACAATCAGTTGTATGGAGACCTGGATACCTTTAAA agtcctgctacagCATGTTCCCCCTATGATTATGATGGCAAGCGTAACCCAATCGTGCCTTGTGGAGCGCTGGCAAACAGCATGTTCAATG ACACCTTTAGGCTGTATCGGATGGTCAACGGGAGTAAAAAGGAAGTGCCTCTTAATGGAAAAGGGATTGCTTGGTGGACAGACCAAAATGTCAAGTACCGAAACCCCAATGAGACACCCCTGATTAACGCTTTCAATG gaACGGTGAAGCCCATAAATTGGCCCAAGGCTGCTTACGAGCTGGACACCACTGATGTGTATAACAACGGCTTCATCAATCAAGATTTCCTCGTCTGGATGAGAAGGGCAGCTCTTCCCGATTTCAGGAAGCTATATCGACGAATCACAAAAGATGAGTATCAAGCTGGTCTACCAGCTGGAAACTACTCTCTGGAAATTTCCTACA ACTACCATGTTCTGAGCTTCAAAGGAAAGAAGAAATTGGTGCTCAGCAACGTCTCTTGGATGGGAGGAAAGAATGATTTCCTGGGCATTGCCTACCTTGTGGTTGGTTCCTTGTGTGTAATCATGTCCATTGTTATGCTCATCGTGTACGCTAAATTCAAGTTTCCTGAAGAAGACTGA